A window of the Carassius gibelio isolate Cgi1373 ecotype wild population from Czech Republic chromosome B16, carGib1.2-hapl.c, whole genome shotgun sequence genome harbors these coding sequences:
- the LOC127974343 gene encoding tyrosyl-DNA phosphodiesterase 2 isoform X1, protein MLPIKMDKPPCSPSHTCSGEPPLGCNDTASGLVDTKVKGKTGKKKKQKKRQSAPSQMKTASECSQVTVEEQSSSSQLLLESLENKSAGSKHSRKKRNQSISPASSSHQDKTQSAKQTSARFTCDQSTQTEASQFQSVQTQSTQTPPIQDAHTPSTECKSTQTLQTSFSLQQAYWGRSFTEQSADEEKTQSSHLTLLSWNIDGLDTDNVFERAKGLLSHLGKYRADVVLLQELVPVSWKILKDIMKDYQFLQGSEDGYFTGILLRKDRVQFLQSNIVKYPTTEMGRNLLIAHVSFLGHPLCIMTSHLESGKASSQERLNQLRRVWKWIKEAPQDHTVLFGGDTNLRDWEVKKLGGLPDGISDVWEMLGAPEESRYTWDTSINDNKEIPDSIRLRFDRLFLRAAAEGAKLQPESMTLIGLEKLKCDYFISDHWGILCTFIFGASEEQCVTD, encoded by the exons ATGTTGCCTATTAAAATGGATAAACCACCGTGTTCACCAAG TCATACTTGCTCAGGGGAGCCCCCTTTAGGGTGTAATGACACTGCATCAGGTCTTGtg GACACCAAAGTTAAAGGGAAAACTGGGaagaagaaaaagcagaaaaagaGACAAAGTGCCCCATCCCAAATGAAAACAGCCAGTGAGTGCTCTCAGGTCACTGTTGAAGAGCAGTCATCATCCTCACAACTCCTGCTTGAGAGCCTTGAAAACAAGTCTGCAGGATCAAAGCATAGccgaaaaaaaagaaatcagtctATTTCTCCTGCAAGTTCATCTCATCAAGATAAAACCCAGAGTGCAAAGCAAACATCAGCTCGCTTTACCTGTGACCAGTCAACCCAGACAGAGGCTTCCCAATTCCAGTCTGTCCAAACACAGTCAACACAAACCCCTCCGATCCAGGATGCACACACACCATCAACAGAATGCAAGTCCACCCAGACACTACAGACTAGTTTTTCGTTGCAACAGGCATACTGGGGAAGATCTTTCACTGAACAGTCAGCTGATGAGGAGAAAACCCAGTCCAGTCATCTGACACTCTTATCCTGGAATATAGATGGTCTGGATACAGATAATGTCTTTGAGCGGGCCAAAGGTTTGCTTTCACACTTAGGAAA GTACCGTGCAGATGTTGTACTGTTGCAAGAGCTGGTTCCTGTTAGTTGGAAGATTTTAAAGGACATTATGAAAGATTATCAGTTTTTGCAAG GCAGTGAAGATGGCTATTTCACTGGCATTTTGCTCAGAAAGGACAGAGTGCAATTCCTCCAGAGCAATATTGTGAAGTACCCCACCACAGAGATGGGTAGAAACCTGCTAATAGCACAT GTAAGCTTTTTAGGCCATCCACTATGCATTATGACATCTCATCTGGAGAGCGGTAAGGCAAGCTCTCAAGAACGCTTGAATCAGCTGCGGAGAGTCTGGAAATGGATCAAAGAGGCTCCACAGGACCACACAGTTTTATTTGGAGGAGATACCAACCTTAGAGATTGGGAG GTAAAGAAGCTCGGGGGGTTGCCGGATGGTATCTCTGATGTGTGGGAGATGCTGGGTGCGCCGGAGGAAAGCAGATACACCTGGGACACATCCATCAATGATAACAAAGAAATCCCTGATTCTATACGCCTGAGATTTGACAGACTCTTTCTCAGAGCAGCCGCAGAGGGTGCCAAACTACAGCCAGAAAGCATGACCCTAATCGGTCTAGAGAAGCTGAAGTGTGACTATTTCATCAGCGATCACTGGGGCATCCTTTGTACTTTCATATTTGGAGCATCAGAAGAGCAGTGTGTCactgactga
- the LOC127974343 gene encoding tyrosyl-DNA phosphodiesterase 2 isoform X2 — MKTASECSQVTVEEQSSSSQLLLESLENKSAGSKHSRKKRNQSISPASSSHQDKTQSAKQTSARFTCDQSTQTEASQFQSVQTQSTQTPPIQDAHTPSTECKSTQTLQTSFSLQQAYWGRSFTEQSADEEKTQSSHLTLLSWNIDGLDTDNVFERAKGLLSHLGKYRADVVLLQELVPVSWKILKDIMKDYQFLQGSEDGYFTGILLRKDRVQFLQSNIVKYPTTEMGRNLLIAHVSFLGHPLCIMTSHLESGKASSQERLNQLRRVWKWIKEAPQDHTVLFGGDTNLRDWEVKKLGGLPDGISDVWEMLGAPEESRYTWDTSINDNKEIPDSIRLRFDRLFLRAAAEGAKLQPESMTLIGLEKLKCDYFISDHWGILCTFIFGASEEQCVTD, encoded by the exons ATGAAAACAGCCAGTGAGTGCTCTCAGGTCACTGTTGAAGAGCAGTCATCATCCTCACAACTCCTGCTTGAGAGCCTTGAAAACAAGTCTGCAGGATCAAAGCATAGccgaaaaaaaagaaatcagtctATTTCTCCTGCAAGTTCATCTCATCAAGATAAAACCCAGAGTGCAAAGCAAACATCAGCTCGCTTTACCTGTGACCAGTCAACCCAGACAGAGGCTTCCCAATTCCAGTCTGTCCAAACACAGTCAACACAAACCCCTCCGATCCAGGATGCACACACACCATCAACAGAATGCAAGTCCACCCAGACACTACAGACTAGTTTTTCGTTGCAACAGGCATACTGGGGAAGATCTTTCACTGAACAGTCAGCTGATGAGGAGAAAACCCAGTCCAGTCATCTGACACTCTTATCCTGGAATATAGATGGTCTGGATACAGATAATGTCTTTGAGCGGGCCAAAGGTTTGCTTTCACACTTAGGAAA GTACCGTGCAGATGTTGTACTGTTGCAAGAGCTGGTTCCTGTTAGTTGGAAGATTTTAAAGGACATTATGAAAGATTATCAGTTTTTGCAAG GCAGTGAAGATGGCTATTTCACTGGCATTTTGCTCAGAAAGGACAGAGTGCAATTCCTCCAGAGCAATATTGTGAAGTACCCCACCACAGAGATGGGTAGAAACCTGCTAATAGCACAT GTAAGCTTTTTAGGCCATCCACTATGCATTATGACATCTCATCTGGAGAGCGGTAAGGCAAGCTCTCAAGAACGCTTGAATCAGCTGCGGAGAGTCTGGAAATGGATCAAAGAGGCTCCACAGGACCACACAGTTTTATTTGGAGGAGATACCAACCTTAGAGATTGGGAG GTAAAGAAGCTCGGGGGGTTGCCGGATGGTATCTCTGATGTGTGGGAGATGCTGGGTGCGCCGGAGGAAAGCAGATACACCTGGGACACATCCATCAATGATAACAAAGAAATCCCTGATTCTATACGCCTGAGATTTGACAGACTCTTTCTCAGAGCAGCCGCAGAGGGTGCCAAACTACAGCCAGAAAGCATGACCCTAATCGGTCTAGAGAAGCTGAAGTGTGACTATTTCATCAGCGATCACTGGGGCATCCTTTGTACTTTCATATTTGGAGCATCAGAAGAGCAGTGTGTCactgactga